The segment TTCAAGGGGAAGTTAGCCGCAGTTCAAAAAATTAATTTGTGGTCAACCCATAAACTGTGTTTATCCCATGATCCCCACCACCGAGACAAGAAGGTGTGTCTGCCAATTTCACCACCCAACATTAAATAAAGAACAATCATTCTTTGGCTGTAGGGGAAGGAGTCGAACCTTCAAGGAGTAGTTAGCCTTTACAGGTTTTCCATATTCTCCACCACCGAGACAAGGAGGTGCGTCTGCCAGTTCCACCACCCTACAGAGTATAAGCAATTATTAAAATGAACGTTTTTTTCTTACTTGCTTGATACAAATGTAATGATAGACTACATACGTTGCAAATATTTTAACGATTTAATTTCATTATTACGACTATTGTAATTATATTAGATCATCATTATAATTAATTGAAATCATGCTCAAAAAAGAAAGCCAAAATTTAGAAATTGATAACCTCGATATTGACATTTTAAAGCAACTGATGCAGGATGCAACCAAACCCTACACAGAAATAGCGAAAGATTTGATCGTTTCGGGAGGAACAATTCACGTCCGGATGAAAAAATTACAGGAGATGGGGATTATAAAAGGATCACATTTAATTATAGATCCGCAAAAAGCGGGATATGACATCTGTGCTTTTCTTGGTATATACCTGGAAAAAGGGATTCAATATAAAGACGCAGTGGAACAGCTGAGCAGAATTAAAGAAGTTGTGGAGTTACATTATACGACTGGTGCTTATAGTATGTTCGCTAAAATCATATGCAGAGATACCAATCATTTACGGCACGTATTAAATGAGGAGATCCAGGCAGTGGCAGGTATACAGCGAACGGAGACATTGATCTCTCTG is part of the Pedobacter cryoconitis genome and harbors:
- a CDS encoding Lrp/AsnC ligand binding domain-containing protein, whose protein sequence is MLKKESQNLEIDNLDIDILKQLMQDATKPYTEIAKDLIVSGGTIHVRMKKLQEMGIIKGSHLIIDPQKAGYDICAFLGIYLEKGIQYKDAVEQLSRIKEVVELHYTTGAYSMFAKIICRDTNHLRHVLNEEIQAVAGIQRTETLISLEESIRRQIELG